The Choloepus didactylus isolate mChoDid1 chromosome 13, mChoDid1.pri, whole genome shotgun sequence genome contains a region encoding:
- the SPATA24 gene encoding spermatogenesis-associated protein 24 isoform X3: MATPVGWSQGGSRSVCLAFDQLRDVIESQEELIHQLRNVMALQDENFVSKEEFQAVEKKLVEEKAAHAKTKVLLAKEEEKLQFALGEVEVLTKQLEKEKLAFEKALSNVKSKALQESCKKDQLITKCNAVIRGTTGPAHRPLTSVLETQKGVGTVEMWRAMCSLKGLAPLLQECGPSVSEKETGNQVLMATSLIFWC, encoded by the exons ATGGCGACACCCGTTGGGTGGTCGCAGGGGGGGTCAAGATCGGTGTGTCTCGCCTTCGATCAACTGCGGGACGTGATTGAATCTCAGGAGGAACTGATCCACCAGCTGAGGAACGTG ATGGCTCTCCAGGATGAAAATTTTGTCAGTAAAGAAGAGTTCCAGGCAGTGGAGAAGAAGCTGGTG GAAGAGAAAGCTGCCCATGCCAAGACCAAGGTCCTCCTGGCCAAGGAAGAGGAGAAGCTGCAGTTTGCGCTCGGAGAAGTAGAGGtgctgaccaaacagctggaGAAAGAGAAGCTGGCCTTTGAAAAAGC ACTCTCCAATGTCAAGAGCAAAGCCCTGCAGGAGTCCTGCAAGAAGGACCAGCTCATCACCAAGTGCAATG CTGTTATACGAGGAACAACAGGGCCAGCACACAGACCCTTAACCTCAGTGTTGGAGACCCAAAAGGGAGTGGGGACTGTGGAGATGTGGAGAGCCATGTGCTCTCTCAAGGGCTTGGCCCCTTTGCTGCAGGAATGTGGGCCCAGTGTCTCTGAAAAAGAAACTGGAAACCAGGTTTTAATGGCAACTTCATTGATTTTTTGGTGTTGA
- the SPATA24 gene encoding spermatogenesis-associated protein 24 isoform X1 — protein sequence MATPVGWSQGGSRSVCLAFDQLRDVIESQEELIHQLRNVMALQDENFVSKEEFQAVEKKLVEEKAAHAKTKVLLAKEEEKLQFALGEVEVLTKQLEKEKLAFEKALSNVKSKALQESCKKDQLITKCNGITCLTSGSRSSRRTTWPRCWTGSIRSPQGCVRPGATSVPEKNKIIVAFLFSGSSTRPLHSLLWGSPNLPFPSCGSSFPGHGRGEEETVGTLLPSSLPAFWVCVT from the exons ATGGCGACACCCGTTGGGTGGTCGCAGGGGGGGTCAAGATCGGTGTGTCTCGCCTTCGATCAACTGCGGGACGTGATTGAATCTCAGGAGGAACTGATCCACCAGCTGAGGAACGTG ATGGCTCTCCAGGATGAAAATTTTGTCAGTAAAGAAGAGTTCCAGGCAGTGGAGAAGAAGCTGGTG GAAGAGAAAGCTGCCCATGCCAAGACCAAGGTCCTCCTGGCCAAGGAAGAGGAGAAGCTGCAGTTTGCGCTCGGAGAAGTAGAGGtgctgaccaaacagctggaGAAAGAGAAGCTGGCCTTTGAAAAAGC ACTCTCCAATGTCAAGAGCAAAGCCCTGCAGGAGTCCTGCAAGAAGGACCAGCTCATCACCAAGTGCAATG GAATCACATGTCTGACTTCCGGATCCAGAAGCAGCAGGAGAACTACATGGCCCAGGTGCTGGACCGGAAGCATAAGAAGTCCTCAGGGATGTGTCAGGCCCGGAGCCACCAGCGtcccagagaaaaataaaattatcgtCGCCTTCTTGTTCTCTGGCTCTAGTACCCGACCTCTGCATTCTCTGCTCTGGGGGTCCCCAAACCTGCCCTTCCCATCTTGTGGGTCCTCCTTCCCAGGCCATGGTAGGGGTGAGGAAGAGACAGTGGGCActctcctgccttcctccctGCCTGCCTTCTGGGTCTGTGTGACCTAA
- the SPATA24 gene encoding spermatogenesis-associated protein 24 isoform X2, with translation MATPVGWSQGGSRSVCLAFDQLRDVIESQEELIHQLRNVMALQDENFVSKEEFQAVEKKLVEEKAAHAKTKVLLAKEEEKLQFALGEVEVLTKQLEKEKLAFEKALSNVKSKALQESCKKDQLITKCNEIESHIIKQEDILNGKENEIKELQQVISQQKQIFRNHMSDFRIQKQQENYMAQVLDRKHKKSSGMCQARSHQRPREK, from the exons ATGGCGACACCCGTTGGGTGGTCGCAGGGGGGGTCAAGATCGGTGTGTCTCGCCTTCGATCAACTGCGGGACGTGATTGAATCTCAGGAGGAACTGATCCACCAGCTGAGGAACGTG ATGGCTCTCCAGGATGAAAATTTTGTCAGTAAAGAAGAGTTCCAGGCAGTGGAGAAGAAGCTGGTG GAAGAGAAAGCTGCCCATGCCAAGACCAAGGTCCTCCTGGCCAAGGAAGAGGAGAAGCTGCAGTTTGCGCTCGGAGAAGTAGAGGtgctgaccaaacagctggaGAAAGAGAAGCTGGCCTTTGAAAAAGC ACTCTCCAATGTCAAGAGCAAAGCCCTGCAGGAGTCCTGCAAGAAGGACCAGCTCATCACCAAGTGCAATG AGATTGAGTCTCACATTATAAAGCAAGAAGATATTCTTAATGGCAAAGAGAATGAGATTAAGGAGTTGCAGCAAGTTATCAGCCAGCAGAAACAGATCTTCAG GAATCACATGTCTGACTTCCGGATCCAGAAGCAGCAGGAGAACTACATGGCCCAGGTGCTGGACCGGAAGCATAAGAAGTCCTCAGGGATGTGTCAGGCCCGGAGCCACCAGCGtcccagagaaaaataa
- the PROB1 gene encoding proline-rich basic protein 1 yields MLTALAPPALPGLLGRLPAASAQRQDSSGSSGSYYTAPGSPEPPDVGPDAEARASWPWVAPAQGAGAQPLLSVSAQNSPQRPGPSSGFPRGPGSGPPPPQPQLRMLPSGEMEVIFGAGPLFSRSDATDREVQQLTARTFRSLSPPGPATTAPAPPHSQDPDSGSRWATYLELRPQGPSPAAPAHFECVEVALEERAAPARPRTVPKRQIELRPRPLSPPRAAGPQRPRLLLRTGSLDESLGRLQAAAGLVQTALARKLSPAVPTPNSSTSGPTGRPEPATRETARSARVVPEQTRSRPPRVHDSSVSARAPRPWPSLRERAIRRDKPAPGTEPLGPVSSSIFLQSGEKTQEVRNRELKTRFPPEIAPDRTVPRARSPPFETRAPWLVSNRAVRPRSPSPPREAPNGTVRGPRQPSPQSLSPWAVGRARNPSFPETSSARENRNPAVEETVSRRSPSPATLTQWNQGVARTRRLSPEAPSLWEIAHPAVGDTVEERRSASPPALSPWEVPDRPVGGPCRSSPQKTWEPTVQGSSIVSTQGLNGLAQEEQAASTPSTPGTPELTVAQSPSTRETPDLAFRGSQRSPEVAAPEPPRSQLAGALDTDVRPEALGPGEVASGRPRAAIPRPCDVRKMVKTTYAPTFPAGTPGSGLPAPPADLCGEEGGSSQVQEFQALGSPAPGHYTSIFLKDFLPVVPHPYELSESTPSPDTLSRDAAQPSGVPRRRAENSTAKPFARTEIRLPGALALGRRPEGTRVVRACGPGGKNRDAEAQRLVPEGEGRTSPLGGARTSPQRSPKGTVGAQPPRPPLPSSPLALPSSSSGISPKLEAPSAVHEPATAVPPPLVRETEASAGRTAPPQPRAASAPPMDRPREGPSQGSRRPPGAAHPGKVLVDPESGRYYFVEVPRQPRLRLLFDPETGQYVEVLLPPSPPGPPRRVYTPLALGPGLYPPSYGPIPGLSLPPSPGPPALSNPHLPWASESGTLDGMYYLPVSGTPSPAPPLLLCAPPSSSDPSQAGKGSLFTV; encoded by the coding sequence ATGCTGACCGCGCTTGCCCCGCCAGCCCTGCCGGGCCTCTTGGGGCGACTGCCCGCGGCCTCCGCGCAGCGCCAGGACTCCTCCGGTTCGTCAGGCTCCTACTACACAGCTCCGGGCTCTCCAGAGCCTCCGGACGTGGGGCCGGACGCGGAGGCCCGAGCGAGTTGGCCCTGGGTGGCCCCAGCGCAGGGGGCGGGCGCGCAGCCTCTCCTGTCCGTCAGCGCCCAGAATAGCCCCCAGCGGCCTGGGCCCAGCTCGGGTTTCCCGCGAGGCCCCGGCTCGGGCCCGCcgccaccccagccccagctgcGCATGCTGCCGTCGGGGGAGATGGAAGTCATCTTCGGCGCCGGGCCCCTGTTCAGCCGGTCGGACGCAACAGATCGCGAAGTGCAACAGCTCACCGCGCGGACCTTCCGCAGCCTCTCGCCGCCTGGGCCGGCGACTACAGCTCCCGCCCCACCACACTCCCAGGACCCCGACAGTGGCTCCCGCTGGGCCACCTACCTGGAGCTGCGTCCCCAAGGGCCGAGTCCCGCCGCCCCCGCACACTTTGAGTGTGTAGAGGTGGCGCTGGAGGAGCGCGCCGCGCCCGCCAGGCCTCGGACTGTGCCCAAGCGTCAGATCGAGCTGAGACCCCGGCCCCTGAGTCCTCCGCGGGCGGCCGGTCCGCAGCGCCCCCGGCTGCTCCTGCGCACCGGCTCCCTGGACGAATCTCTCGGCCGCCTGCAGGCCGCCGCGGGCCTCGTGCAGACGGCGCTGGCCAGAAAACTGAGCCCGGCGGTCCCCACCCCGAACAGCTCCACCTCCGGGCCCACGGGGCGGCCGGAGCCTGCGACCCGGGAAACGGCCCGTAGCGCCCGAGTCGTCCCAGAACAGACCAGGTCTCGGCCACCCCGCGTGCACGATAGTTCGGTCTCTGCCAGAGCCCCACGGCCGTGGCCAAGCCTCCGCGAGCGCGCAATTCGGCGCGACAAGCCCGCGCCGGGTACTGAGCCGCTGGGCCCTGTCAGCTCCAGCATCTTCTTACAGTCAGGGGAGAAGACCCAGGAGGTGCGCAACCGGGAACTCAAGACTCGGTTCCCGCCGGAGATCGCCCCGGATCGAACCGTCCCGAGGGCACGGAGCCCGCCCTTCGAGACTAGGGCTCCCTGGTTGGTTTCGAATAGAGCTGTGAGGCCAAGAAGTCCGTCCCCGCCGCGAGAGGCTCCGAATGGGACCGTGAGGGGTCCTCGCCAGCCGTCCCCACAGTCTCTGTCCCCGTGGGCTGTCGGGAGGGCGAGGAACCCGTCGTTCCCCGAAACTTCCTCTGCACGGGAAAATCGGAATCCGGCTGTCGAGGAAACTGTCAGCAGAAGGAGCCCTTCCCCTGCGACCCTTACCCAGTGGAATCAGGGTGTCGCCAGGACAAGACGTCTGTCCCCCGAAGCTCCTTCCCTGTGGGAGATTGCGCATCCGGCAGTTGGGGATACGGTAGAGGAGAGGAGGAGCGCGTCCCCGCCGGCCTTGTCCCCATGGGAGGTTCCAGACCGTCCTGTTGGGGGGCCGTGTCGCTCATCACCTCAAAAGACGTGGGAACCCACCGTGCAAGGTTCATCGATAGTATCTACACAAGGTCTGAATGGTTTAGCCCAGGAAGAGCAGGCAGCGTCTACGCCATCTACACCAGGGACCCCGGAGCTAACAGTGGCACAGAGTCCTTCCACCCGGGAGACCCCAGATCTTGCCTTTCGAGGCAGTCAGCGGTCGCCAGAGGTGGCTGCACCAGAGCCGCCCCGCAGTCAACTCGCGGGCGCCCTGGACACCGACGTGCGTCCGGAAGCTTTGGGCCCTGGAGAAGTGGCCTCAGGACGCCCGCGCGCGGCCATTCCACGGCCCTGCGACGTGCGTAAGATGGTGAAGACCACGTACGCCCCAACCTTCCCGGCGGGAACCCCAGGCTCAGGGCTGCCTGCACCTCCTGCCGACCTCTGCGGAGAGGAGGGAGGCTCGTCCCAGGTGCAAGAGTTCCAGGCGCTGGGGTCTCCCGCTCCGGGTCACTACACTTCCATTTTTCTCAAGGACTTCTTGCCGGTCGTGCCACACCCCTATGAGCTCTCAGAGTCGACCCCCAGCCCCGACACTCTCTCCCGGGACGCTGCGCAGCCCAGCGGGGTCCCACGGCGGAGAGCAGAAAACAGCACCGCGAAACCCTTCGCGCGCACGGAGATCCGCCTGCCTGGTGCCCTGGCCTTGGGCCGCCGGCCCGAGGGAACCCGGGTAGTCCGAGCGTGCGGTCCCGGAGGAAAGAACAGGGATGCGGAGGCCCAGCGCCTCGTTCCCGAGGGAGAAGGTCGGACCAGCCCGTTAGGCGGCGCTCGCACCTCTCCGCAGCGGTCCCCCAAAGGGACAGTGGGGGCCCAACCACCTCGACCACCCCTTCCCAGCTCCCCTCTGGCGCTTCCCAGCTCGAGCTCTGGGATATCCCCCAAACTGGAGGCACCCTCTGCGGTCCATGAGCCCGCGACTGCCGTCCCGCCGCCCCTCGTGAGGGAGACCGAGGCGTCGGCTGGCAGAACCGCTCCGCCCCAGCCCCGCGCTGCTTCGGCGCCCCCCATGGACCGGCCCCGCGAAGGCCCTTCCCAGGGGTCTCGCAGGCCACCCGGGGCTGCGCATCCAGGGAAGGTCCTGGTGGACCCCGAGAGTGGCCGCTACTATTTTGTGGAGGTGCCGCGGCAGCCTCGACTGCGGCTGCTGTTCGACCCGGAGACCGGGCAGTACGTGGAGGTGCTGCTGCCACCCTCGCCCCCGGGGCCGCCCCGCCGCGTGTACACCCCTCTGGCTCTAGGGCCAGGTCTCTACCCGCCCTCCTATGGGCCTATCCCTGG